The Arcobacter sp. CECT 8986 DNA segment TTTTGTTGATGAATCACTAACAAATAAACTTCTTTTATTTATCACTTTTAGTGGTGTTTTATTAGCAGAAATAATAAATAGTGCAATAGAAAGAACTGTTGATTTAGTGACTTTAGATTTTCATCATATGGCAAAAAGAGCTAAAGATGCAGGAAGTGCTATTGTTTTTTTAAGCATCTTTATTTGTACTATTACTTGGTTATCTATTCTTTTAGATTAGGTTTATTTTCCAAATTTTACTAAAAGAATTAATCCAAAAATAGTTAAAAATATTCCAATAAAACTTAAAGTAGTTGGCATAGGAGCACTTAAAAATATAATTTCTGCTACCAAGGCAAAGAACACCTCTCCTGATTGAGTTGCGTCAACTACTACAAGTTTAGAAGAACTATTTGCAATACTTCTTGCATATAAAAAAAGTGAAGTTGCTATAACTCCTGAAAGTAAAGAGACCATTGCTACACTAATTAACTGTCCATTTGAAGGCATTGGTGGAAGTGTAATAAAATATAAAATCACCCAAAATGGAAAAGAACCTAAAGTTATCAAAAATACCTTAACAAATGAGTTATTTAAAATATCATTTGAATAACCATTCTGTTTTCTTCTTATTTTTTCTTCCCACATAAGTTGATTACCCAAAGGATAAGAAAAAGCTGCAATTAGTACAGGAATAAAGCCTAAAAGTAAAAAATTTAAGTTTGTAAAACTAAAGTGTGCTAAATTAACAATTGTAACACCTATAAAAACTATAATAGTAAATACCCAAGTCATTTTTGATACTCTTTTTTTAAAAAAAACAAGAACAATAAGTGAAGCTATAATAGTTAATTGCCAAGTAGTTGCTACAATCCATCCAGGTGCAAAATCAGATGCATAACATAACATTGAATAAAAAAATCCAAAACCAAAAGTACCACAAATAGTATAAAACCAAAACTTTGATATATAATCTTTAATTACTATTTTAAAATAGTTAAATCCTTTAAAGAATATAAGTCCTATTGACAAAAAAATAATCGTATAAAAAAATCTTAAAGAAGCAGTCCAATACCAATGTCCACCCTCTAAAGATATTGCTCTATTTATAACAAAGGTTGCACTAAAGAATAGTGCTGATAAAAGACCTATTAACAGAAGATATGATGAGTTATTTTCATAATTTTTTAGTAATATTTTAATTTTGTTCAAGTATTTTATCCTATATAAAAATTATACCTATTTAATGTATTTTTTTATATTTAATTAGTTTAATTTTTAAACAATTTTAAACTCATTAATCTAAAAAAGTAA contains these protein-coding regions:
- a CDS encoding DMT family transporter: MNKIKILLKNYENNSSYLLLIGLLSALFFSATFVINRAISLEGGHWYWTASLRFFYTIIFLSIGLIFFKGFNYFKIVIKDYISKFWFYTICGTFGFGFFYSMLCYASDFAPGWIVATTWQLTIIASLIVLVFFKKRVSKMTWVFTIIVFIGVTIVNLAHFSFTNLNFLLLGFIPVLIAAFSYPLGNQLMWEEKIRRKQNGYSNDILNNSFVKVFLITLGSFPFWVILYFITLPPMPSNGQLISVAMVSLLSGVIATSLFLYARSIANSSSKLVVVDATQSGEVFFALVAEIIFLSAPMPTTLSFIGIFLTIFGLILLVKFGK
- a CDS encoding diacylglycerol kinase; translated protein: MRNQPKYNFIKNTSYALEGLKDLIKSESSFKIELLFAIILLPVIYFVDESLTNKLLLFITFSGVLLAEIINSAIERTVDLVTLDFHHMAKRAKDAGSAIVFLSIFICTITWLSILLD